A region of Paraburkholderia sp. BL23I1N1 DNA encodes the following proteins:
- a CDS encoding cytochrome b/b6 domain-containing protein — translation MPEPQARSIVHPLVVRITHWINAFAMVCMVMSGWAIYNASPFFPFKFPVWATVGSWLGGSIAWHFAAMWLLCANGLMYLAYAIGRGHIRRKLLPVYPLDVVHDAALAMRFKLPHDTGKYNAVQRALYLFVLFLGVLLVASGLSIWKPVQFSWLTALFGGFDFARRVHFVAMAGVVGFVVVHLALMLLVPRTLLPMVTGRARLATHDGSEA, via the coding sequence ATGCCCGAACCGCAAGCGCGCTCTATCGTCCACCCACTCGTCGTACGAATCACGCACTGGATCAACGCTTTTGCGATGGTCTGCATGGTGATGAGCGGCTGGGCGATCTATAACGCGTCGCCCTTCTTCCCATTCAAATTTCCGGTGTGGGCGACGGTCGGCAGCTGGCTGGGCGGCTCGATTGCCTGGCATTTCGCAGCGATGTGGCTGCTGTGCGCGAACGGCCTGATGTATCTGGCGTATGCCATCGGACGTGGGCACATTCGGCGCAAGCTCCTGCCCGTCTATCCGCTCGATGTCGTACACGATGCCGCATTAGCGATGCGCTTCAAGCTGCCGCACGATACCGGCAAATACAACGCGGTGCAGCGCGCGCTCTATCTGTTCGTGTTGTTTCTTGGCGTGCTGCTGGTCGCCTCGGGGCTCTCGATCTGGAAGCCGGTGCAGTTCTCGTGGCTTACCGCGCTATTCGGCGGCTTCGATTTCGCGCGTCGCGTGCATTTTGTCGCGATGGCGGGTGTGGTTGGTTTTGTTGTCGTGCATCTGGCGCTGATGCTGCTGGTGCCGCGCACCTTACTGCCGATGGTGACCGGCCGCGCCCGGCTCGCCACACACGACGGGAGCGAGGCATGA
- a CDS encoding molybdopterin-dependent oxidoreductase has translation MNESERKDSRNTRIVLADHKPQIERLQRRLFLRSSLSIGALAMLSGCNMQDGDSVDKVLWAMSRWNDRVQGWLFDRNKLAPTYSASEITDPFPFNAFYPEFDAPDIDGSTYQLEVSGLVSDKRTWTLDQLRALPQASQITRHICIEGWSAIGQWRGVPFRTFLERIGADLSARYVGFKCADRYYSSLDMATALHPQTQLTLDFRDAPLPAKYGYPLKLRVPTKLGFKNPKHIAAIFVTNTNPGGYWEDQGYNWFSGL, from the coding sequence ATGAACGAATCAGAACGCAAGGACTCGCGCAACACACGCATTGTTCTCGCCGACCACAAACCGCAAATCGAACGCCTGCAGCGGCGCCTGTTCCTGCGCTCGTCGCTTTCGATCGGCGCGCTGGCGATGCTCTCGGGTTGCAACATGCAGGACGGCGATTCCGTCGACAAGGTGTTGTGGGCCATGTCGCGCTGGAACGATCGCGTGCAAGGATGGCTGTTCGATCGCAATAAGCTCGCGCCCACTTATTCGGCGAGCGAAATCACCGACCCGTTCCCCTTCAACGCGTTCTATCCGGAGTTCGACGCGCCGGATATCGACGGTTCGACGTACCAACTGGAAGTGTCGGGGTTGGTGTCGGACAAGCGCACGTGGACGCTCGATCAACTGCGCGCCTTGCCGCAGGCTTCACAGATTACGCGGCATATCTGCATTGAAGGATGGAGCGCGATCGGGCAATGGCGAGGCGTGCCGTTTCGTACGTTCCTAGAACGCATTGGCGCCGATCTGAGCGCTCGCTATGTCGGCTTCAAATGCGCGGACCGTTACTACTCGAGCCTCGACATGGCGACTGCCTTGCATCCGCAAACCCAACTGACGCTCGATTTCCGCGACGCGCCGCTGCCGGCCAAATATGGCTACCCACTAAAGCTGCGCGTACCGACCAAACTGGGCTTCAAGAATCCGAAGCACATCGCGGCAATTTTCGTGACCAACACGAACCCCGGCGGCTATTGGGAAGACCAGGGGTACAACTGGTTCAGCGGGTTATAA